A stretch of the Sulfurimonas sp. HSL-1656 genome encodes the following:
- a CDS encoding transglutaminase family protein: protein MEQFLASSTYIDYHHPAVMAKAEALAEGLSTKEAVARSCFVYVRDAIAHTGDAGRGVSTIKASEVLEQKTGWCYAKSHLLAALLRANGIPAALCYQRLSCSEYTPDLYCLHGLNAVWLEAYGWYRCDPRGNKKGVDAQFTPPVERLAFALGENEYDIEGRFAAPLPEVIDALRTYTRYEEMVGHFPDRSA from the coding sequence ATGGAGCAGTTTCTGGCATCGTCGACCTATATCGACTATCACCATCCCGCCGTCATGGCAAAAGCCGAAGCACTTGCAGAGGGGCTAAGCACTAAAGAAGCCGTCGCACGAAGCTGTTTCGTATATGTCCGCGACGCAATCGCCCATACCGGTGACGCGGGCCGCGGGGTCTCGACGATCAAAGCCAGCGAGGTCCTGGAGCAGAAAACCGGCTGGTGCTACGCCAAGAGCCACCTCCTGGCCGCCCTGCTTCGTGCCAACGGCATCCCGGCGGCACTCTGTTACCAGCGGCTCAGCTGCTCGGAGTACACGCCGGACCTCTACTGCCTCCACGGCCTCAACGCCGTCTGGCTGGAGGCGTACGGCTGGTACCGCTGCGATCCCCGCGGCAACAAAAAGGGGGTCGATGCCCAGTTCACCCCGCCTGTCGAACGGCTGGCCTTTGCGCTCGGTGAAAACGAGTATGACATCGAGGGGCGTTTCGCAGCGCCCCTGCCCGAAGTTATCGACGCCCTGCGGACCTACACGCGTTACGAAGAGATGGTAGGGCACTTTCCCGATCGCTCTGCCTGA
- the ilvC gene encoding ketol-acid reductoisomerase, with protein MALNVYYDKDCDISIIKGKKVAMIGFGSQGHAHAENLRDSGVEVIVGLRKGGSSWAKAEAKGFEVMTVADASAAADVIMILLPDENQAEIYANEIAPNLKPGATIAFGHGFSIHYGRIKPAADINVMMVAPKAPGHTVRSEFVKGGGIPDLIAIGQNPSNMTKELALSYASAIGGGRTGIIETTFKDETETDLFGEQAVLCGGVSALIQAGFETLTEAGYPEEMAYFECLHEMKLIVDLIFEGGIADMRYSISNTAEYGDMVSGPRVINAESKAAMKQVLKEIQNGQFAKDFVLEGQAGYPRMNAERNNLKAHPLEQTGARLREMMPWIKANKIVDQDKN; from the coding sequence ATGGCATTGAATGTGTACTATGACAAAGACTGCGATATCAGCATCATCAAGGGCAAAAAAGTCGCGATGATCGGTTTCGGCTCCCAGGGCCATGCACACGCGGAAAACCTCCGCGACAGCGGTGTAGAAGTAATTGTCGGTCTTCGCAAAGGCGGCTCCAGCTGGGCGAAAGCGGAAGCGAAAGGTTTCGAAGTCATGACGGTTGCCGACGCATCCGCAGCGGCTGATGTCATCATGATCCTCCTGCCGGACGAAAACCAGGCGGAGATCTACGCCAACGAGATCGCACCGAACCTCAAGCCGGGCGCGACGATCGCATTCGGCCACGGTTTCTCCATCCACTACGGACGCATCAAGCCTGCAGCCGACATCAACGTCATGATGGTTGCACCGAAAGCACCGGGCCACACGGTCCGCAGCGAGTTCGTCAAAGGCGGCGGTATCCCTGACCTGATCGCGATCGGCCAGAACCCGTCCAACATGACCAAGGAGCTTGCACTCTCTTACGCTTCCGCGATCGGCGGCGGCCGTACGGGTATCATCGAAACAACGTTCAAAGACGAGACGGAAACGGACCTCTTCGGCGAGCAGGCCGTTCTCTGCGGCGGTGTTTCCGCACTGATCCAGGCCGGTTTCGAAACCCTGACAGAAGCGGGTTATCCGGAAGAGATGGCATACTTCGAGTGTCTGCACGAGATGAAACTGATCGTCGACCTGATCTTCGAAGGCGGTATCGCCGATATGCGTTACTCCATCTCCAACACGGCGGAGTACGGTGACATGGTCTCCGGTCCGCGCGTCATCAACGCCGAGTCCAAAGCGGCGATGAAACAGGTGCTCAAAGAGATCCAGAACGGCCAGTTCGCCAAAGACTTCGTCCTCGAAGGCCAGGCAGGCTACCCGCGTATGAACGCAGAGCGCAACAACCTCAAAGCGCACCCGCTCGAGCAGACCGGTGCACGCCTTCGCGAAATGATGCCTTGGATCAAAGCGAACAAAATCGTCGACCAGGACAAAAACTAA
- a CDS encoding polynucleotide adenylyltransferase, producing the protein MHEKKIYLVGTAVRDMLMGRAVTEKQYVAVGYAPEDFADLKQVEDAHPFFVRDDGSRLTLVEGPGLDAGNEAGIEAALKRQDLTIDAVAYDEEEGVYIDPFNGREDIEKRMLRHTSDAFAEEPMRVLRLARLRATYGTGWNIHASTRVVVYGMRDALKQLRPERVWTEVEKVLALPECHLFFETLFELGVLDAVFPSVFAMTTFKEGTKYHREASLFAHVMMVLRELKNESVPLKLAALYHDIAKPGCFRTYGNGTRHGDPDKIEPLIDMQIPFDFKQRVLFISQMHVKLPKIQEMSVYHIADFFESLHNDKTLLWDLVRFKSADDRGRITDVPKPAVWEEAIFKTFEAISAYTPEAWIEAQPQTPDAKAIALHVHLHNIEIVKRTFFA; encoded by the coding sequence GTGCACGAAAAGAAGATCTACCTTGTCGGCACGGCGGTCAGAGACATGCTCATGGGCAGGGCAGTCACGGAAAAACAGTATGTCGCCGTAGGGTACGCACCGGAAGATTTTGCCGACTTGAAGCAGGTGGAAGATGCCCATCCGTTTTTTGTAAGAGACGACGGCAGCAGACTGACGCTGGTGGAGGGCCCAGGCTTGGACGCCGGGAACGAGGCGGGCATCGAAGCGGCTTTAAAGCGGCAGGACCTGACCATTGACGCCGTTGCCTACGATGAGGAAGAAGGGGTCTATATCGACCCTTTTAACGGCAGAGAAGATATCGAGAAACGGATGCTGCGCCATACGTCAGATGCCTTTGCGGAGGAGCCCATGCGGGTCCTGCGGCTGGCGCGGCTGCGTGCGACCTACGGGACCGGCTGGAACATTCATGCCTCGACGCGGGTTGTCGTTTACGGGATGCGCGATGCACTGAAGCAGCTGCGGCCTGAACGCGTCTGGACGGAGGTGGAGAAGGTCCTCGCCCTCCCGGAGTGCCACCTCTTTTTTGAAACCCTTTTCGAACTGGGTGTCTTGGACGCCGTTTTTCCCTCCGTCTTTGCGATGACGACTTTTAAAGAGGGAACGAAGTATCACCGTGAAGCCTCGCTCTTCGCGCATGTCATGATGGTGCTCCGGGAGCTGAAAAACGAATCCGTCCCCCTGAAGCTGGCGGCACTCTATCATGACATCGCCAAACCGGGCTGTTTCCGCACCTACGGCAACGGTACGCGTCACGGCGACCCCGACAAGATCGAACCGTTGATCGATATGCAGATCCCCTTTGACTTCAAACAGCGGGTGCTCTTTATCAGCCAGATGCATGTCAAACTGCCCAAAATCCAGGAGATGAGCGTCTACCATATCGCGGATTTCTTTGAAAGCCTCCATAACGACAAGACTCTGCTGTGGGATCTGGTGCGCTTCAAAAGCGCAGATGACCGGGGACGGATCACAGACGTCCCGAAACCGGCGGTCTGGGAAGAGGCAATTTTCAAAACGTTCGAGGCCATCAGTGCCTACACTCCCGAAGCATGGATCGAAGCCCAGCCCCAAACGCCTGACGCCAAGGCCATCGCACTGCATGTGCACCTGCACAACATCGAGATCGTCAAGCGGACATTCTTCGCATGA
- a CDS encoding superoxide dismutase: protein MHLNLPSLPFEEHALEPYISAETLAYHHGKHHAAYVKKYNELITGSTFEGKPLLEVLRTAEGALFNNGAQAFNHDFYWKCLTPDDTAPSEALAAAVAEAFGSVEGFKEAFAAAATSLFGSGWTWLIINEKGALEIENGSNAYTPVQTEGKHPLLTCDVWEHAYYIDCRNARPTYVENFWHLINWDFVSENYKQKCRVSHHC from the coding sequence ATGCATCTGAATCTACCAAGCCTGCCATTTGAAGAGCATGCGCTCGAACCCTACATATCGGCGGAAACACTGGCGTATCACCACGGAAAACACCATGCGGCCTACGTGAAGAAATACAACGAGCTGATTACGGGCTCAACGTTCGAGGGGAAACCGCTGCTCGAGGTCCTGAGAACGGCGGAAGGGGCGCTTTTCAACAACGGCGCACAGGCATTTAATCACGACTTCTACTGGAAATGTCTCACGCCGGACGATACGGCACCGTCAGAGGCGCTGGCCGCGGCAGTGGCGGAGGCATTCGGCTCTGTCGAGGGGTTCAAAGAGGCGTTTGCCGCGGCGGCGACGTCGCTGTTCGGTTCGGGGTGGACATGGCTCATCATCAATGAGAAGGGTGCACTGGAGATCGAAAACGGTTCCAACGCCTACACCCCGGTACAGACGGAGGGAAAACATCCGCTGCTGACCTGTGACGTGTGGGAACACGCCTATTACATCGATTGCCGGAATGCACGCCCGACATACGTCGAAAATTTCTGGCACCTGATCAACTGGGATTTCGTTTCGGAAAACTACAAGCAAAAATGCCGTGTCAGCCATCACTGCTGA